The genomic stretch TAGTCCAGCAGCGCCGTCTTGCCCACTCCGGGCTCGCCGCGGATCACCAGCGCCCGGCTCTCACCACCTCGGACGGCTTCGAGCAGGCCATCGAGCTGTGCGCACTCGGCGCGACGGTCCCGCAACACTGGCCCCCCCGATCTGCCGGCCACGCAGCTGTAACCGGGGATGCCCGCTCGCCACGAGCGCCCGCCGCTGCCGACCGCACACCCGTTGTCCGGCGGAGGCGGGCGGCAACCGGCGATATGCCCTACGTAGGCGGGTAGCGTACCCTTCTGATGCGGATCAAGGCAAAATCGATTGGCACCGGTTGCAAGGGCGTCAGTGAACGGCCGATCCGAGGTCTGGCGGGGTCAGTGCACGGGCCACTCCCGATGGTGGCGTCAGAGGTGACGGGGGCGGGAGCTCTCGTGGAGATGCAGTTCCGTCTGCAGCACCATCCGGGCCGTCGGGCGAGCCGGATTGTCGATCCGGTCGGCGAGCAGCTGCGCCGCCGCCCGCCCCAGCTCGTACGTGGGCTGCCGCACCGTGCTCAACCCCGGCCGGAACAGCCGGGCCCACGGAATGTCGTCGAACCCGATCACCCCGACGCGCCCCGGGATCGGCACCTCCCGCTCGGTCAGGCACTCCACGGCCCCCACCGTCATCAGGTTGTTGGCCGCGAAGACGGCGTCCATCTCCACCCCTTCGTCCAGCAGGGACGCCATGGCCGAGTACCCGCCCTCCTCCCGGAAGTCGGCGTGCCGGATCAGGGCGCGGTCCTGTGGCAGCCCGAAGGCCCGCAGCGCCCGCTGGTAGCCCCGCAGCCGCTGCATGGCGGTGGACATCCGGCGCGGGCCCGTGATGCAGGCGATGCGCCGGTAGCCGGACTCCAGCAGGTGGGCGGTGGCCATCTCGGCGCCCTTCTCGTTGTCGACCAGCACGGCGTCGACCTCGGTCTCGGCCAGTTCCCGGTCGATGGTCACCACGGCGGTCCCCGCGGCGACGAGAGCGCTGATGTCGGTGCTGTCGTCGGCCGGAGAGATGATCACGCCGGCCATGTTGTCGGCCAGCGCGACCGCGATGTACTCGGCCTCCCTGGCCCGGTTCTCGTCGGTGTTGCACAGCACGACCGAGTAGCCGAACCGCCGGCCGCCGTCCTCCACCCCGCGCACGAGCGAGGTGAAGAACGGGTTGCCGACGTCGGAGACCAGCACCGCCCACAACGTGGTCTGCCTGCGCCGGAGATTGCGCGCCACTCCGTTGGGCCGGTATCCGAGCTCACGGACCGCCGCGTGCACCCGTGCCGCCAGTTCCGGGTTGACCGTGGAGCGGCCGTTGAGCACGCGCGAAACCGTCGCGGCGGAGACCCCGGCGTGTCGCGCGACGTCTTGGATTTTGAGCAACCTCGTCCCATCCCCCGTGGCAGGCGGTCCATCCGGCCGTTAGAAATCGATTGCTAAGCTGCCGGAAAGGGCAGGCGCTCCTCGACGGGTGCGATCCCGAACGGCCGGTGCGGCAGGGTCTGGTACCAGTACGCGACCGACGAGAAGTCGTCCGAGCGCTTGTTGGCGTGGCCGTGCTCGATCGTCACCCTGATGGACTCGGTGAAGGTGATCGGGTCCTCGACGTGGAAGCGGTAGAGGGAGATCTCCCCGCTCCAGTTGTCCCCGCCGGGCATGGTGATGCCGTGGTACGGGGCGTGGTAGGTCTGCGTCGGGCACCACGCGGTGTTGAAGTAGTCCTCGGTGCCGGTGCCGTGCAGCGACGGCGGGAAGGGCTCCCCGTCGATGAAGATCATGTCGTCGCCCTCGCCGTACCAGTTCCAGTCGCTGGTCTCGCGCAGGTTCCGGATGTTGAGCACGCAGCCCACATAGTGGCCGCGCCCCTCGGCCTCCAGGATGACGTAGTTGCCGTCGCCGGTGTCGTTGACGCCCTCGACCTGGTATTCGCGGTTGCTCTGCGTCCCCTGCTCGACGCCGTCGGTGGGCCGCTCGCGCCGCCACTGGGCGTGGAAGTAGCCGAGATCGTCGGCAGCGGAGTCGAACAGCTCGTAGTCGATGTAGTAGTAGAAGAACACCGGCTCGGCCGACAGCTCGCTGATCAGCTCCACCTTCGCCCGGCCGGCGAAGGGCATGTGGAACCACGAGTTGAAGCCTTTGCCGTCCTGCGGGCTCATTTGCAGCGGCGCGGAGACGAAGTTCGCGGTCTTGGCGTGGCCCATGCCGAAGAAGTCCCCGAGCGGCACCAGCACGCTGGGGTGCTCCTGGCCGTCCCAGGTGATCTTCAGGACGAGCCTGCGCAGGTAGTCGACGTCCACCGCGTCCGGCACGTCCTTCAGCGGCAGCGCCACGGTGCACCAGATGTGGTTGATCGAGCCGGGCCCCTCGATGTCGGCCAGGGTCACCGTGGTGCCGGCCTGGACGGTCAGCCGGTCCTCGTTCCCGCCCGTGCGGTCGTAGCTGGAGATCCGCTTGCGCCTCGAGGTACGCAGGCGGGGCAGGTCGCGCAGGCTGCTGCCGTACTCGCCATAGGTCATGTCGTTCGGTCCTTACTTCAATCCGGATGTCTTGATCGCCTCGACCAGGCGGCGCTGGCCGAGCACGAACGCGATCAGGGTGGGCACGGCCGCGACCACCGTCGCGGCCAGGACGTAGTTCCAGGCCGAGCCGTACTGGCCTTGGAGGGTGGCGATCCCGACCTGCACCATGCGCAGGTCCGGGTCGCGGGTGGCGGTCAGCGGCCAGAGGAAGGCGTTCCAGTTGGCCAGGAAGAACAGCACGGAGAGGGAGGCGAGGATGGGCCGGCTGAGCGGCACGACCACCTGCCACCAGCGCCGGAAATATCCGCATCCGTCGAGGTCGGCGGCCTCTTCCAGCTCGCGCGGGATCGTCAGGTAGTACTGCCGGAGCAGGAAGATCCCGAACGCGTGGAAGATCGCCGGCAGGATCAGCCCGGCGTACGTGTCCAGCAGCCCGAGCTGCCTGGCGACCAGGAACAGCGGCACCAGGATCACCGGCAGCGACACCAGCAGCGTGGAGACGATCACCGAGAAGATGACCTGCCGGCCCGGGAACCGCAGCCGGGCCAGCGCGTACGCCGCCATCGAGTGCAGCACGAGCGCGACCACCGTCACCGCCACGGACACGACGGCGCTGTTGAGCATGTAGCGGCCGATGGGCACCTCGGTCAGCACGTAGAGCAGGTTGTCCAGGGTGAGCCTGCTGGGCACCGACACCTGGAACAGCTCGTCCGCGGGCTTGAGCACCGACACCAGCAGCCAGACCAGGGGCGCCACGGTGATGGCCGCCAGCACGTAGCCGGCCAGCGCGCGCAGCCTAACCGACATCGAACCTGCCTCCCTTCGTCGCGCCGAACATCAGCCCCGTGGCCACGACCAGGAAGGCGACCACGGCAGTGGTCAGCGCGGCCGCGTAGCCGTAGTTGTTGAAGGTGAAGGCCTGTTGGTAGATGTAGAAGACCACGGTCGACGTGCTCCCCGCCGGACCACCCTTGGTCAGCACGTACACCAGGTCGAAGGCCTGCAACCCGGTCACCGCGCCGACGGTGGAGTTGACGAGCACGAAGAAGCTGGTCGGGCGGAGCAGCGGCCAGATGACGTGGCGGAAGCGCTGCCAGGCGGTGGCTCCGTCGACCCGCGCCGCCTCCTCGTACTCCTTGGGGATGTCCTTCAGCCCGCCCAGCAGGATCAGCATCTGGTAGCCCATGAGGAACCAGATGCTGATCGCCACCAGCGACCCGAGCGCCAGGGCGGGGTTGCCCAGGAACGACACCTCGCCCAGCCCGAAGGGCCGCAGCAGGGCCGGCACCGCGCCCTGCTTGTCGACCAGCAGGAACTGCCACACGACGCCGACCACGACGAGGCTGATGACGTGCGGCAGGAAGAACATGGTGCGCACCAGGCCGACGCCCGGGAAGTGGTCGCGGACCAGCAGGGCGAGCCCGAGACTGACGACGAAGCCGATCGGCACGAACGTCACCATGTACGTGAACGTGACCTTGACGCTCTGCCACAGCTGGGTGTCCCCGGCCATCTGCCGGAAGTTGTCCAGTCCGACGAAGGTGTAGCCGCCGAACCCGTCCACGCTGAACAGTGAGACGCCGAGGGCCAGCACCATGGGTAGCCCGACGAAGATCAGCAGACCGATGAGGTCGGGCGCCACGAAGGCGTACCCGGCGAGGGCCTCCCGCCTGCGGCGGGTCCACACCGGAGGTGCGGCGTCAGGCGGCTTGCTGACGACCGTGCCCGGGTCGACCGAAATGGCCATGTGCTTGTCGCCTTTCTCAGCAGGTCACGGGGATCATCGAGGTGCTGCCCTGACGCCGGCGCGACGTCGCGCCGATCCACCGCCCACGGGCGACGGGCGGGGCGGGGTCAGAGCATCGCGGCACCCTTGTAGCCCTTCAGGAAAGCGTCGATCTTGCCGGCGGCGTCGGCCGCCGCCTGGGCCGGGGCGACACCGCCGAGTTGGGCTGCCTGGATGGCGTCGGAAACCGCCTTGTAGACCTCGGGCGTGTAGCGAGGCTCGCCGCGGCCACCGGGGACGACCTGGTCCAGGAAGACCTTCAGCGCGGGCTTGTCGAACGCGCCGGCGGCCTTGGCCGCCTCCTGCACGGACTTGCGGGCGGGCAGGTTCGTCTTGACGACCGTGTTCCACTGCCGGCCGCGCTCGACGCCGTCCGCGTCGGTGGCCGCCAGGGCCCAGGCGATGAACTTCGCCGCCGCCTCGGGGTTGGCGCCCTTGGCGTTGCCCACGAACGCCCACCCGCCGATGTCGGTCGTGTACGTGCCGCCGTCGGGCACGGGCAGCGGGAAGACACCGTACGGGAAGTCCTTCTTGCCCTGCTCCATCTGCGACACCGACCAGATGCCGCTCTGCTGCATGGCGACGAAACCGCTGCCCAGGTTCGCCGGCGCGTTGCCGGCGCCGTCGCCCTGCGGCTTGCGCGGCGCCACCTTGGTGGTGATCGCGTCCTGCCACAGCTTGAGCGCGTTGTGGATCCCGGGCGCGTTGAAGCCGGGCCCGCCGTTCTCGGGCACGGCCGAGCCGCCGGCCATCCACATGAACGGATACCACGTGAAGTTCTGGTAGTAGCCGGGGATGGTCTCGAACAGCAACCCGAAGCGGTCCTTGGTGGTCAGCTTCGCGGCGACGTCGAGCAGTTGGTCCCACGTCTTGGGGAGGTCGCCCTCCGACAGCTTGGCCTGCTCGAAGGCGTCGATGCTGTAGTACATGGCCAGCGGCTCGCGCTCCATCGGCAGGCCGTAGACCTTGCCGTCGACCTTGCGGGTGTCGAGCACGCCGCCGTCGAAGTCGGCGATCTGGTCGGGCTTGAGGTGCGGCGTGAGGTCGGTCAGCACCCCGCCGTTGTAGTAGCGGAGGAAGTCGCCGGGGCTGAGCAGGAAGATGTCCGGGCCCTGCCCGGCGGAGAAGGCCGTCTGCAGCGCGGTGCCGGCGAGGTATTCGGACACCGGCAGGTAGTGGAGCTTGACCTTGACCTCGTTGTTGGCGTTCCAGGCCGCCACGAGGTCGGTGAACCACTTGCTCTGCGCGTCCGCCTGCGGGTTGGGACCGTAGAAGTTCCAGAACGTCAGCTCCTTGGAGCTGCCGCCGTTGCCCCCGCTCCCACACGCTGACAGCAGCGGCGCCGCCATGGCCGAACCCAACACGACGGCTCCGCCACGCAGCAGCGATCGGCGGGTCACCCTCTCGAAGGCCGACATAACCATCCTCCTGATGTTGAGAGCTCAGGGGCGAGCAATCGATTTCTGAGAAATGTAGGAGCCGACATGCCGACCGTCAAGAAGATGCCGTGACCAGCTTGCTCTCGGCAGCAATCGATATCTTCACGAGACCTTAGATGAGACTGCGCGAAAGCGCAGGCGAGGGCCCAACGATCGCATGGCCGCCGTCAGGCGATGCGGCGTGACGATCGTTGACACCCTTGGCGGCCGATGTTTCACTCGGCCTGGTGTCAGCTAGATCTTCGGCTGCTCGCGCCCGCCGGGCCGCGCGGCAGCACGGCTGCCTCATGAGCCTGGCGTCTATCGGTTCCGCGACCGGCGCGGCCGGACCCTTTACGTGGGGCGCGCCACCGACCTTCGGAGCCGGGTGCAGTCTTACTGGGGTGACCTGCGCGATCGCCGGCACCTGACAGAGATGGTCGCCCGAGTCGCCCGCGTCGAGGCGGTAGCGTGCGACTCGGTGCACGAGGCCGCATGGCTCGAGCGCAACTTGCTGGAAGCCGGCATGCCGCCCTGGAATCGCACGCCGGGCGGTGCGGAGACGTCGATCTACATCGTGATCGACACGCGGCCGCACACCGCCGGGACGCGAACGAGCCACGTCGCACAGTTCGACGGGGTCGTCGGCTTCGGTCCCTACCTCGGCGGGGCGAGGGCACGGCAGGCGGTCTCGGGGCTGCACCGAGCGTTCCCGCTGTCGTACACGCGTGACCGGCTCACCGCCGCCGAACGCGACATCGCGACAAGGCTCGGCGTCGGCCCGCAGTCCAGGAAACGGCTGGCCGCCGCCGTCATCTCCGCGCTCGATGGGACGAACACCGGGGCCGCGCGTGACGTGCTGACAGCGGCGCGCGATCGTGCGGCAGCGGCGCTCACCTTCGAACTGGCCGCTCGGATCCACGCAGAGTTGGCCGCGCTCGAATGGGTGACGAGCGTGCAGCGCGTCACCGTCGAGGGGGGCGGCGACCACGACATATGCGGGTGGGCAGAGGGCCTTGCCGTCACGTTCGCCATCCGCGGCGGGCGGCTGAATGGATGGGAGCAGCGCGCGTGCAGTCGCTCGGCCGTCGCCCGGGCGTGCGCCGTCACGCCGCCTGAATGGGCAGCGTTCGCCCAGCTCAATGCCGAGCTGGCTGCAGCGCTCCTCCGAAGCTGACCGGGGCGCGCACCCGGCCGTCGCCGCGGCCCGCGGTTCCGCGGCGGCGGGCGCGCCGGGAAACGCGCCCGTGCGATCAGTTCTTGATCCCCGTCAGGGTGACGCCCTCGATGAAGTAGCGCTGCAGGAAGAAGAACAGCGCGATGATCGGCGCGATCACCGCCGCGGACGCCGCCATGAGATAACCCCACTGCGTCAGGTACATGCTCTGGAACGACGCCAGCCCCAGCGACAACGTGTAGTTCTCCTCGCTCTGCAGGTAGAGCAGCGGGCCGAGGAAGTCGTTCCAGGTGCCGATGAACGTGAAGATGGTGACCACGATGATCGCGGGCTTCGACAGCGGCATGACGATCGTCCAGAACACCCGCCACGGCGAGGCCCCGTCGATGTAGGCGGCCTCGTCGAGCTCGAAGGGGATCGTCAGGAAGAACTGCCGCAGCAGGAAGATGTTGAACACTCCCCCGCCGGCCCCGGCGAACCAGCTCGGTACGGTGAGCGGTGCGATCGTGTCCAGCGCGCCCAGTTCCTGCCACATGACGAACGTCGGGATGAGCGTGACGGCGTACGGCAGCATGACGCCGCTCAGCAGCAGCGCGAACACCACGTCGCGGCCACGCCAGCGCAGCCGCGAGAAGCTGAAGGCGGCCACCGAACAGGTCAGCACCGTGCCCAGGACGCTGATGACGGCGATGACCAGCGTGTTGACGAAGTAGCGGTCGAAGGGCTGCGTGGTCAGCGCCTCGCTGAAGTTGGACCACTGGAACGGCGCGGGGATCCACTCCGGCGGCGAGACGAACATCTGGCTGTCCTGCATGAGGGCGCTGCGCACCAGCCACACGAACGGCAGCAGGGTCGGGATCGACCCTGCCACCAGCGCCGCGTAGAGCAGGATCCGGCCGTACCTGCGAGGTCTGCGCAGCCCTTGGGTGGGGGCCACGCCCTTCGCGCGGGGCCGGTCCGGGGCCGCCACGGCGGTCATCGCGCACCTGCCATCTCGTAGTAGACCCAGCGGCGGGCGTTTCTGAACATCAGGAACGTCACCACCATGATGATCATGAAGAGGGTCCAGGCGAGGGCGCTGGCGTAGCCCATCTCGCTCTCGGTGAACGCCTTGCGGAACAGGTAGTAGACGTAGAAGAGGGTGGCGTGGTTGGGGCCGCCCTCGGTCATCACGTACGCCTGGTTGAAGACCTGGAAGGTGCCGACCACGCCGACCACCAGGTTGTAGAAGATGGTCGGCGTCATCATGGGCAGCGTGACGTGCCAGAAGCGCCGGAAGGGGCCGCCGCCGTCGATCGACACCGCCTCGTACAGGTGCCGCGGCACGCCCTGCAGCCCGGCCAGGAAGATCACCATGGTGTTGCCGAAGCCCCAGGTGCTCATGATGATCAGCGACGGGACGGCGGTGGACTCGGCGTAGATCCACTGAGAGGCGGGCAGCCCGCCCTGCCGCAGCAGCGAGTTGAGCAGCCCGAAGTCCGGGTTGAAGATCCAGATCCAGAGCACGACATTGGCGATGGCCGGGACCAGCGTGGGCAGGTAGAAGATCGTCCGCCACACCGCCAGGCCGCGGGCCTTCTGGTTGAGCAGCATGGCCACGGCGAAGCTGACGATGAGCACCAGCGGGACCGAGCCGAGCGTGTAGTACGTGGTCGTCGTCAGCGACGCCCAGAACAGCTCGTCGCCGACCATGGCGGTGTAGTTGTCCAGCCCGACGAACGACGGGCTGGCGCCGATCGTCCAGTCGGTGAGGCTGAAGAAGGCCGAGGCCGCCATCGGGCCGATCGTGAAGATCAGGAACCCGAGGATGGCGGGCAGCGCCATGAGGATGCCCCAGCGGGTCTCCAGGCGGCGCATCACAGGTCCTGGGTGTGGTGCCAGCCCTGCAGCATGCTGGTGATCTTGGGAGCGGCGGCCTTCATGATCTCCGCGGCCGGACGCTTGCCGCTCTCGAGCTCCTGGAGGGCGGGGGTGAGCACGTCGCTGCTGATGGCGGACATGTTCTTGACGCGGTTGCGGAGGTCGGGGACGCCGTGGTCACGCGCGTAGTCGACGACCGCGGTCCGGAACTCCGGCGGGTGCTGGGCGTTCTTGGTCCAGGAGTCGATGGCCGCCTGGTCCTCGTAGTACTTCTTCTCCTGGGGCATCCACAGTCCCTTGGCGAACAGGTCGACGTTGCGCGGGTCGTTGTGGAAGGCGAGCAGCTCCACGGCCTCCTGCTCGTGCTTGCTCCCCGCGAACACCGCCGAGGCGCCGGCCACCTGGCTGGCGGTGAACGGCTCCCCGTATTTGGGGAGCACGCCCATGCCGAAGTCGACCTTGCTCTCGTTCATGTCGAGCAGGCTCCAGTGGCCGTCCACCACCATCGCCACCCGCTTGGTCTTGAGCAGGATGTTGGTGCCAGGAACCTCGTCGCCGGTGGCGGCGAGCTGGCCGGGGCCCGGCGCGACCCGGTGCTTGTAGACCAGGTCCTGCAGGTTCTGGAACACCTCGATGGCCTCGGGCGTGTCCAGCAGGCACTTCTTGCCCGTCTCGTCGGCGAAGTCGGCGCCGTTGCTGCGCAGGAAGCCGTACCAGGCGGCGCCGTAGGTGAAGCTGATGGAGACGCCGAACTGTTTGACCTGCTTGGGGTCGAAGCCGGACTCGTCCGGGCGCTTGCCGTTCTGGTCGACGGTGAGCTTGTAGGCGTTCTCCACGAGCTGGTCCCACGTCCAGGCGGACGCGGCGTCGGCGGGCGGCGTGACCCCCGCCGCGGCGACGGCGGACTTGCTGAACCACAGCAGCATGGACTCGTTCGCCGTCGCGATGGCGTGCAGGTTGTCCTGCCCGGTCCACAGGTACGCGTCCGGCAGGTAGCCGGCCAGCTGCGGATACTTCTGCAGGTACGGGAACAGGTTGACCAGCTTGCCCTGCTCGCCGAGGCGGAAGGACATCGACATCGGCACGTAGCCGGCGTCCGGCAGCTTGTTGCTGGCGACGAGCGTGTTGAGCTTCACGTCGTACTCGTCGGGGGTGAACAGCGGCTTGACCTTGACGCCCGGGTTCTTCTGCTCGTACTGCTCGAGCATGCTCTCGACGGCCTTCTTCTCGAACGTCGAGCCCCAGAACATGAACTGAAGCTGCGTGTTCCCGGCCGCGCCGGAGCCGCCGCCACCGCCGCAGGCGGCTGCCGCGGTGCCGAGGGCGGCGAGCCCGCCCAGCTTCAACAGATCACGTCTCTTCATCGGCGTGCTTCCTTACGCGAGGGGGATCCAGACCCGCATCGCGCCACCGTCGCGGTTGTCCCACTGGAAGTAGGGGATGGCCGTCGCGGTCACGCTGGTGCTGGTCGCCAGGGGGGTGCCGGCGTACGGCAGTCCGCCGCGCGGCTGATTCACCACGACGGCGCCGATCTCGAGCAGTACCGTCCGGCCCACGCCGTCGATCTCGCGGGCGACGGGACGCGGCACGGCGCCGGGGGCGATCGCGAGGTCGTCCACCTCGGCGCCCTCGGGCTGGTCGGCCTGCTCGAAGCAGTAGACGAGCGGGCCGCGCTGCAGCGCCGCGCTGCCCCTGACCGCGTCGATCCGGTGGTGGGGGCGCATGAGCCTGGGCGTCATGTCGAGCCGCAGCTCGACGGTGTCGCCGGCGCGCCAGGCCGAGCGGCGGATGCGGAAATATCCGTCTTCGCCGGCCCGGGCGGGGCCGTCGTCGACGTACGTGGACTCGCTCCAGGACGGGATGCGCAGCGCGAGCTCCCAGTCGCCGGCCGGGGCCTCCTCCACCGTGATGCGCACGACTCCGTCCCAGGGGAAGTCGGTCTCCACGCGCAGGCGGGCGCCCGCCGCCTCGATGCGGCCCGCCGCGTACTGGTGCAGCTGGAGGCCTGCGGCCGTCTCGGTGGCGAGGTACCCGCCGAGGGAGGCGACCAGGCGCATGATGTTCGGCGGGCAGCAGGCGCAGGCGAACCACTCCCTGCGCCGCCCCAGGTAGGCGTCCTCGACGAGGTCGTTCCTGCGCTGCAGCGGGTTGACGTAGAAGAAGCGGGTGCCGCCCGCGGAGGTGGAGGCGGCGAAGGCGTTGTAGAGGGTGCGCTCGATCAGGTCCGCGTACCGGCCGTGGCCGGTGGCCAGCAGCAGCCGCCAGTTCCAGTGGATGCTCGCGATCGCCGCGCAGCTCTCGCTGTAGGCGCGGTCGGAGGGCAGCTCGTAACGCTCGCCGAACGCCTCGCCGTCGTGGCGCGAGCCGTGGCCGCCGGTGATGTAGGTCTTGGTGGCGACCATGTCCTCCCAGCGGCGCACCGAGCACTCCAGCAGCGACTCGTCGCCCGTCTCCAGGTAGACGTCGACGACGCCGGCGTCGAGGTAGAGCTGGCGCACCGCGTGGCCGACCGGGGTGTCGGCCTCGCGCACCGGCAGGTGGTCCTGGGCGTAGAGCATGCCCATGCCGCTGTCGGGGATCAGGCCCTTGCCGCGGTTGTCGATCAGCTTGGCCGCCAGGTCGAGGTAAGTGCCCTCGCCCGTCAACCGGTACAGCTCGACCAGCGCGGTCTCGACCTCGGCGTGGCCGTCGATGCCGTCGTTGCCGCCGGTCAGGAACACCTCGACGAGGTGGTCGGCCAGGCGGCGGGCGATCGGCAGCAGGCTGTCGCCCACGCCCGCGCGGGCGGCCGCCACCGCGGCCTGGAACAGGTGGCCGGCGCAGTACATCTCGTGGCTGTACTCCAGCTCGGCGTAGATCTTGTCCGGCTTGACGACCTGGTAGTGCGAGTTGAGGTAGCCGTCGGGCCGCTGCGCCCTGGCCAGCACGGCCGACGCCTGCTCGATGAAGGCGGCGTAGCCGGGCTCCGGAGCGCGGACATGCTCCCATGCGACGGCCTCGAGTTGCTTGTAGAGATCCGAATCCTGGAACCGGTACCCCTGAAAGGGCCCGTCGCCCTCCCCCGCCCGAGCTCCGGCGCGCCGGAGGTTGGGCAGCGCGCCCGAGCGCTCCATCTGCTCCAGGCCCAGCGGGATGCTCGCCTCATGGTTGATCTCCTGCCACCGCGCGAGCGGCCCGCCGGTGATGACGGCGTCGTTGACGCCGATCGGCCGCAGCACGGCCCGGCTGGAGGGTACGGCGGGACCGGGGATCTGCTGCATTGAGCTCCTGACCTCGAATGAGAAAACTTGGGAATAGGTTTGCTCAATCGGAGGGTAAGGTGTGATACATCACTGGTCAAGAGCGAGACTGTGCGTGTCAGATCATGACCGCGAAAGGGGAGTCGGTTGGCCAACGCCTCCGAACGGACCGCGAAGAGCGTCACGATCAGGGACGTCGCGGCCGCGGCCGACGTGTCGATCGGCACCGCGTCCAAGGCGCTCAACGGCCGCGGCCGCATGCGCATCGAGACCCGCGACCGGGTGCTGGCCGCCGCCGAGCGGCTCGGCTTCCGGCCCAATCCGCTCGCCCAGGGCCTGCTGGCCGGCCGCACGTACACGGTGGGCCTGGTCACGGGCGACAGCTTCGGGCGCTTCAGCATCCCGGTGATGCTGGGCGCGGAGGACGCGCTGGGCGCCGGGCAGATCTCGGTGTTCATGTGCGACACGCGCGACGACCCGATCAGGGAACGCCACTACGTCGAGCGGCTGCTGGCCAGGCGCGTCGAGGGCATCATCGTCACCGGCCGGCGCACCGAGCCGCGCCCCGGCATCGGCCGCGACCTGCCGGTGCCGGTCGTGTACGCGATGACGCAGTCCACCGACGAGTCCGACGTGTCGATCATCCCGGACGACGAGGGCGGCGGCGCGCTGGCCGCCCGCCACCTGCTGGCGACGGGACGCACCCGCATCGGGCACGTCACGGGGCCGCAGCGGTTCCAGGCCGCGCGGCGGCGGGCGCACGGCCTGACCACGGCCCTGTCCGAGGCGGGGCTGGAGCCGGCGGGCGACATCCTGTTCGGGCAGTGGAGCGAGGAGTGGGGGCGGCAGGGCGCCGACGTGCTGCTGCACGCCGCGCCCGACGTGGACGCCGTGTTCTGCGGCAGCGACCAGATCGCCCGCGGGGTGGCCGAGACGCTGCGCGAGCGGGGGCGCCGGGTGCCCGAGGACGTGGCGCTGGTGGGGTTCGACAACTGGGAGCCGATGGCGCTGGGCTGCCGGCCACCGCTGACGACCGTGGACATGAACCTCGGCGAGATCGGCCGGCTGGCCGCACGGCACATTCTCGACGCCATCGCCGGCCAGCCGTCGGAGGGCGGGGTGACGATCGTCCCCGCAAGCCTGGTGCTGAGGGAGTCGACGCGGCGCGCTACCTCCTGACGCCTTTACGTT from Nonomuraea polychroma encodes the following:
- a CDS encoding ABC transporter substrate-binding protein, with product MSAFERVTRRSLLRGGAVVLGSAMAAPLLSACGSGGNGGSSKELTFWNFYGPNPQADAQSKWFTDLVAAWNANNEVKVKLHYLPVSEYLAGTALQTAFSAGQGPDIFLLSPGDFLRYYNGGVLTDLTPHLKPDQIADFDGGVLDTRKVDGKVYGLPMEREPLAMYYSIDAFEQAKLSEGDLPKTWDQLLDVAAKLTTKDRFGLLFETIPGYYQNFTWYPFMWMAGGSAVPENGGPGFNAPGIHNALKLWQDAITTKVAPRKPQGDGAGNAPANLGSGFVAMQQSGIWSVSQMEQGKKDFPYGVFPLPVPDGGTYTTDIGGWAFVGNAKGANPEAAAKFIAWALAATDADGVERGRQWNTVVKTNLPARKSVQEAAKAAGAFDKPALKVFLDQVVPGGRGEPRYTPEVYKAVSDAIQAAQLGGVAPAQAAADAAGKIDAFLKGYKGAAML
- a CDS encoding carbohydrate ABC transporter permease, coding for MTAVAAPDRPRAKGVAPTQGLRRPRRYGRILLYAALVAGSIPTLLPFVWLVRSALMQDSQMFVSPPEWIPAPFQWSNFSEALTTQPFDRYFVNTLVIAVISVLGTVLTCSVAAFSFSRLRWRGRDVVFALLLSGVMLPYAVTLIPTFVMWQELGALDTIAPLTVPSWFAGAGGGVFNIFLLRQFFLTIPFELDEAAYIDGASPWRVFWTIVMPLSKPAIIVVTIFTFIGTWNDFLGPLLYLQSEENYTLSLGLASFQSMYLTQWGYLMAASAAVIAPIIALFFFLQRYFIEGVTLTGIKN
- a CDS encoding glycoside hydrolase family 172 protein; amino-acid sequence: MTYGEYGSSLRDLPRLRTSRRKRISSYDRTGGNEDRLTVQAGTTVTLADIEGPGSINHIWCTVALPLKDVPDAVDVDYLRRLVLKITWDGQEHPSVLVPLGDFFGMGHAKTANFVSAPLQMSPQDGKGFNSWFHMPFAGRAKVELISELSAEPVFFYYYIDYELFDSAADDLGYFHAQWRRERPTDGVEQGTQSNREYQVEGVNDTGDGNYVILEAEGRGHYVGCVLNIRNLRETSDWNWYGEGDDMIFIDGEPFPPSLHGTGTEDYFNTAWCPTQTYHAPYHGITMPGGDNWSGEISLYRFHVEDPITFTESIRVTIEHGHANKRSDDFSSVAYWYQTLPHRPFGIAPVEERLPFPAA
- a CDS encoding carbohydrate ABC transporter permease — translated: MSVRLRALAGYVLAAITVAPLVWLLVSVLKPADELFQVSVPSRLTLDNLLYVLTEVPIGRYMLNSAVVSVAVTVVALVLHSMAAYALARLRFPGRQVIFSVIVSTLLVSLPVILVPLFLVARQLGLLDTYAGLILPAIFHAFGIFLLRQYYLTIPRELEEAADLDGCGYFRRWWQVVVPLSRPILASLSVLFFLANWNAFLWPLTATRDPDLRMVQVGIATLQGQYGSAWNYVLAATVVAAVPTLIAFVLGQRRLVEAIKTSGLK
- a CDS encoding LacI family DNA-binding transcriptional regulator, with translation MLKIQDVARHAGVSAATVSRVLNGRSTVNPELAARVHAAVRELGYRPNGVARNLRRRQTTLWAVLVSDVGNPFFTSLVRGVEDGGRRFGYSVVLCNTDENRAREAEYIAVALADNMAGVIISPADDSTDISALVAAGTAVVTIDRELAETEVDAVLVDNEKGAEMATAHLLESGYRRIACITGPRRMSTAMQRLRGYQRALRAFGLPQDRALIRHADFREEGGYSAMASLLDEGVEMDAVFAANNLMTVGAVECLTEREVPIPGRVGVIGFDDIPWARLFRPGLSTVRQPTYELGRAAAQLLADRIDNPARPTARMVLQTELHLHESSRPRHL
- a CDS encoding GIY-YIG nuclease family protein; translated protein: MPHEPGVYRFRDRRGRTLYVGRATDLRSRVQSYWGDLRDRRHLTEMVARVARVEAVACDSVHEAAWLERNLLEAGMPPWNRTPGGAETSIYIVIDTRPHTAGTRTSHVAQFDGVVGFGPYLGGARARQAVSGLHRAFPLSYTRDRLTAAERDIATRLGVGPQSRKRLAAAVISALDGTNTGAARDVLTAARDRAAAALTFELAARIHAELAALEWVTSVQRVTVEGGGDHDICGWAEGLAVTFAIRGGRLNGWEQRACSRSAVARACAVTPPEWAAFAQLNAELAAALLRS
- a CDS encoding carbohydrate ABC transporter permease — protein: MAISVDPGTVVSKPPDAAPPVWTRRRREALAGYAFVAPDLIGLLIFVGLPMVLALGVSLFSVDGFGGYTFVGLDNFRQMAGDTQLWQSVKVTFTYMVTFVPIGFVVSLGLALLVRDHFPGVGLVRTMFFLPHVISLVVVGVVWQFLLVDKQGAVPALLRPFGLGEVSFLGNPALALGSLVAISIWFLMGYQMLILLGGLKDIPKEYEEAARVDGATAWQRFRHVIWPLLRPTSFFVLVNSTVGAVTGLQAFDLVYVLTKGGPAGSTSTVVFYIYQQAFTFNNYGYAAALTTAVVAFLVVATGLMFGATKGGRFDVG